The following coding sequences lie in one Arachis hypogaea cultivar Tifrunner chromosome 9, arahy.Tifrunner.gnm2.J5K5, whole genome shotgun sequence genomic window:
- the LOC112709371 gene encoding protein FAR1-RELATED SEQUENCE 5-like, producing MRKDDVVRDNQGRIISRQLVCNKEGWRNMRYLDMDDRSREARSLTRTKCPARLRVKLDYGCESKWKIFIILVSRAAILWGILHSRRVDIVMLASRKDLYNHIDRYCRAKVKNGDANAAINYLIGKSNNDSLFFGKYTFTSDERLEHIFWADGQSIIDYHCFGDIVAFDSTYKKNKYNKPLVIFSGCNHHGQTIIFGSGLLSDKTTETYKWLLETFVEAMGGKSPKAVITDGDLAMRDAIKNGLIYDNNDQRDFDRRWAAILDKHNLVGSTWMEKTYETREMWSHCFLRDKFFGYIRTTSQCEGINSLIRFYVNRKNTLIDFMHNLDRALKEYRSNELIADFKSQCSEPVMIISLEVYERSVSCYFTRNIFKEICNEIQRAGALNITVLSTTLDKVEFSVTALGDPTKD from the exons ATGAGGAAGGACGACGTGGTTAGGGATAATCAAGGTAGAATCATTAGCAGGCAACTTGTTTGCAACAAAGAGGGCTGGAGAAATATGAGGTATCTTGATATGGATGATAGATCAAGGGAGGCAAGGTCACTAACGCGAACCAAGTGTCCAGCTCGGCTTAGGGTAAAGCTTGACTATGGCTGCG AGTCCAAGTggaaaatcttcataattttggtGTCAAGAGCTGCCATATTATGGGGTATATTGCATTCCAGAAGGGTGGATATCGTCATGCTGGCTTCACGGAAAGATTTGTACAACCACATCGATCGCTATTGTCGGGCAAAAGTTAAAAACGGGGATGCCAATGCGGCGATAAACTATTTGATTGGCAAGTCAAACAACGATTCGCTGTTCTTTGGAAAGTATACGTTCACTAGTGACGAAAGGCTGGAGCATATTTTTTGGGCAGATGGGCAGTCAATTATCGACTATCACTGCTTTGGAGATATTGTTGCCTTTGATTCAACCTACAAGAAGAATAAATACAACAAGCCTTTGGTCATTTTCTCTGGATGCAATCATCACGGGCAGACTATTATCTTCGGCTCCGGCCTACTATCCGACAAAACTACAGAGACGTATAAGTGGTTGTTGGAAACCTTTGTTGAAGCGATGGGTGGGAAAAGTCCAAAAGCAGTAATAACTGACGGAGACCTTGCCATGCGAGATGCAATCAAGAAT GGTCTTATATACGACAACAACGACCAGAGAGACTTTGATCGGAGATGGGCAGCCATTTTGGATAAGCACAACCTTGTTGGCAGTACCTGGATGGAAAAGACGTACGAAACTCGTGAGATGTGGTCCCATTGTTTCCTCCGGGATAAGTTTTTCGGTTACATAAGGACGACATCACAGTGTGAAGGTATAAATTCTCTCATCAGATTTTATGTTAATCGCAAGAACACCCTCATTGACTTCATGCATAACCTGGATAGGGCCTTAAAAGAGTATAGAAGCAACGAATTAATAGCTGACTTTAAGTCTCAGTGCTCAGAGCCAGTGATGATTATCTCGTTGGAGGTATATGAAAGATCTGTATCATGTTATTTCACGCGAAACATTTTCAAGGAAATTTGTAATGAGATTCAGAGGGCAGGGGCTTTGAATATAACTGTACTAAGCACAACCTTGGACAAGGTAGAGTTCAGTGTGACTGCTCTCGGAGACCCGACTAAAGATTGA